The genomic DNA TCGAGATTGGCCTTGATGAACTCGTTTTCATTGACAATCAGAATCCCCCCCTCATGCAGGTCGGGGAGATTGACCTTGAGCGCAGCCGGGTTCATGGCCACCAAAACGTCCGGCTCGTCGCCGGGCGTACGGATGTCCATGCTCGAAAAGTTGACTTGAAAGCCGGACACGCCAGGCAAGCTTCCCTGGGGCGCGCGAATCTCGGCCGGGAAGTCCGGCAAGGTGCTGATGTCGTTGCCGAGCAGCGCGGCAGTGTTGGTGAATTGTGTCCCAGTCAACTGCATCCCGTCGCCGGAGTCGCCGGCGAAACGAACGGTGACAGACGTGACTTCCTGGATTTTTTCCTCGGTGTTGCCAAGGATGGCTGTGGATGACATCGGAATCTACTCCGCAGTGGCTCAAAAAATGCGTCGGTTATCGCTCAGGGAGCGGTCAGCGCGCTGGCTTTCCGCAGGAAAACAACAGCCCTAACCGCCCTCGACGGTCAGGCTGATTTGGTCGAGTTTCGGGGGGAGGTTGACGACATCTTGCGGGAAATGTTCGACGATGAAACTGATGATGTGGCGGGTCGAAATCACGCCCAGAATGTCGCCATCCGGGCTGAGAACTGGCAAGTGCCGATAGTTGCCGGCGTCCATCAGGCGCATGGCTTCGATGATGGAAGCGTCTTCACGGATGGTCGTTGGGTTAGGGGTCATAAAATCCCTGACTGGAGCATCATACCTTGACTCGATCCCGATCACCTTGAGTAAGTAGTCGCGCTCGGTCACGATGCCCAGTAATTGCCTATCCGCGCAGACGAAAGCGTAGCCGGCCCGTTCGGCCATCATGCCCTTGATGGTTTCAGCCAGCGAGGTGTCC from Chloracidobacterium validum includes the following:
- a CDS encoding CBS domain-containing protein is translated as MPLEQVIRDWKVRHLEPSRPVIVTPDTSLAETIKGMMAERAGYAFVCADRQLLGIVTERDYLLKVIGIESRYDAPVRDFMTPNPTTIREDASIIEAMRLMDAGNYRHLPVLSPDGDILGVISTRHIISFIVEHFPQDVVNLPPKLDQISLTVEGG